The following are from one region of the Sandaracinus amylolyticus genome:
- a CDS encoding response regulator, with protein MTERALRVLIVAAPDVASQVVAELARAELRVTPETVSTEAAFIAALADPPDAIVLSLPTLDAPTARHAWSSRGLSLPMIALASAHDDREMRDAMIRGGALDYVSLDQLARLGPALLRELSRIAGRTNDWPAPDATSSSLVQAIVDSMPFVLFVKDADELRLRVVNQLMVDFMGMPREQLLGKLDHEYLPPEQADAFAADDRAVLASGQVTIKDEVARANGVDLWWRTRKVPITDRDGRRYVMGVTEEVTERRQAEEALREANRRLEASLDELKKSRAVSARTLASYQQRALQMEIIRQQNEDLDRLAQDLAKAKRIEEERAREIESAARLKSEFLANFSHEIRTPLNGILGYCDLLMREEGSRLTPHGRRDLNVVKANAKALLGLINDILDLSKIESGHVDVVREQVELRPLIDECIATVREYAQGKQVEIYASIPPEVDTIDTDGLKLRQILLNLLSNAAKFTEAGEVVVDVKRDVDALVLSVEDTGAGIPPDQLPFVFEKFRQVDGSSTRKVGGTGLGLAIVRELCRVLGGNVDATSTLGRGSVFRVRLPGVFAAGESRTTVKTGRGSDRYEIVPGTTVLVVDDDPLIHQLLKAELEREGVTVKLATDGVAALTAAREHRPSAIVLDVHLPKLDGWSVLAELKSDPAFATTPVIIISVEEQRTRGLSLGACEYLVKPFEAARLVDVVSRSVGADRGEVLVVDDDPPTRELVCRHLRAAGFSAAEARSGEDALLRARVTRPGLIVLDLVMPGMSGFALLDQLRREGITSPVVVLSGKELSDDEQRVLRDGIATVVKKNGVSIEKVVAEAKRLLLEQKGLGATKLPRVLYVEDSAQNRDVVRRYLAGTFDIIEAEDGEHGLDRANRDHPDLILMDLSLPRLDGWEATRRLKASALASIPVIALTAHASREDQARARAAGCDGYLTKPVDRELLISTIRKHLAAVAATRA; from the coding sequence ATGACTGAGCGCGCCCTTCGCGTCCTGATCGTCGCCGCGCCCGACGTGGCGTCGCAGGTCGTCGCCGAGCTCGCGCGCGCCGAGCTCCGCGTCACCCCCGAGACCGTCTCGACCGAAGCGGCGTTCATCGCCGCGCTCGCCGATCCGCCCGATGCGATCGTGCTCTCGCTGCCCACGCTCGACGCGCCCACCGCGCGCCACGCGTGGAGCTCGCGCGGCCTCTCGCTGCCGATGATCGCGCTCGCGTCCGCCCACGACGATCGCGAGATGCGCGACGCGATGATCCGCGGCGGCGCGCTCGACTACGTGAGCCTCGATCAGCTCGCGCGCCTCGGGCCCGCGCTCCTTCGCGAGCTCTCGCGCATTGCGGGCCGCACCAACGACTGGCCCGCGCCCGACGCGACCTCGAGCTCGCTGGTCCAGGCGATCGTCGACAGCATGCCCTTCGTCCTCTTCGTGAAGGACGCGGACGAGCTGCGGCTCCGCGTCGTGAACCAGCTGATGGTCGACTTCATGGGCATGCCGCGCGAGCAGCTGCTCGGGAAGCTCGACCACGAGTACCTCCCGCCCGAGCAGGCCGACGCGTTCGCCGCCGACGATCGCGCGGTGCTCGCGAGCGGTCAGGTGACCATCAAGGACGAGGTCGCGCGCGCGAACGGCGTCGATCTCTGGTGGCGCACCCGCAAGGTCCCGATCACCGATCGCGACGGTCGTCGCTACGTGATGGGCGTGACCGAGGAGGTCACCGAGCGACGCCAGGCCGAGGAAGCGCTCCGCGAGGCGAACCGCCGACTCGAGGCGAGCCTCGACGAGCTCAAGAAGTCGCGCGCGGTCTCGGCGCGCACCCTCGCGAGCTATCAGCAGCGCGCGCTGCAGATGGAGATCATCCGCCAGCAGAACGAGGATCTCGATCGCCTCGCGCAGGACCTCGCGAAGGCCAAGCGCATCGAGGAAGAGCGCGCCCGCGAGATCGAGTCCGCCGCGCGCCTCAAGAGCGAATTCCTCGCGAATTTCTCGCACGAGATCCGCACGCCGCTGAACGGCATCCTCGGCTACTGCGATCTCCTGATGCGCGAGGAGGGCTCGCGCCTCACGCCCCACGGGCGGCGCGATCTCAACGTCGTCAAAGCGAACGCGAAGGCACTGCTCGGCCTGATCAACGACATCCTCGATCTCTCCAAGATCGAGTCGGGCCATGTCGACGTCGTGCGCGAGCAGGTCGAGCTGCGCCCGCTGATCGACGAGTGCATCGCGACCGTGCGCGAGTACGCGCAGGGCAAGCAGGTCGAGATCTACGCGTCCATCCCGCCCGAGGTCGACACGATCGACACCGACGGGCTCAAGCTCCGTCAGATCCTCCTCAACCTCCTCTCGAACGCGGCGAAGTTCACCGAGGCGGGCGAGGTCGTCGTCGACGTGAAGCGCGACGTCGACGCGCTCGTGCTCTCGGTCGAAGACACCGGCGCAGGCATCCCGCCCGATCAGCTGCCCTTCGTGTTCGAGAAGTTCCGCCAGGTCGACGGCTCGAGCACGCGCAAGGTGGGCGGCACCGGCCTCGGCCTCGCGATCGTGCGCGAGCTGTGTCGCGTGCTCGGCGGCAACGTCGACGCGACGAGCACGCTTGGTCGTGGCTCGGTGTTCCGGGTGAGGCTCCCCGGGGTGTTCGCGGCGGGCGAGTCGCGCACCACCGTGAAGACGGGACGCGGCTCCGATCGCTACGAGATCGTGCCCGGCACCACGGTGCTCGTCGTCGACGACGATCCGCTGATCCACCAGCTGCTCAAGGCGGAGCTCGAGCGCGAGGGCGTCACGGTGAAGCTCGCGACCGACGGAGTCGCCGCGCTCACCGCCGCGCGCGAGCATCGTCCCAGCGCGATCGTGCTCGACGTGCACCTGCCGAAGCTCGACGGGTGGTCGGTGCTCGCGGAGCTGAAGAGCGATCCCGCGTTTGCGACGACGCCGGTGATCATCATCTCGGTCGAGGAACAGCGCACGCGCGGGCTCTCGCTCGGCGCGTGCGAGTACCTCGTGAAGCCCTTCGAGGCGGCGCGGCTCGTCGACGTGGTGAGCCGCAGCGTCGGCGCCGATCGCGGCGAGGTGCTCGTGGTCGATGACGACCCGCCGACGCGCGAGCTGGTGTGCCGTCACCTCCGCGCCGCGGGCTTCTCGGCAGCAGAGGCACGCAGCGGGGAGGACGCGCTGCTGCGCGCGCGGGTGACTCGCCCCGGGCTCATCGTGCTCGACCTCGTGATGCCGGGCATGAGCGGCTTCGCGCTGCTCGATCAGCTGCGCCGCGAGGGCATCACCTCGCCGGTCGTCGTGCTGAGCGGCAAGGAGCTCTCCGACGACGAGCAGCGCGTGTTGCGCGACGGCATCGCCACCGTCGTGAAGAAGAACGGTGTCTCGATCGAGAAGGTCGTCGCCGAGGCGAAGCGCCTCCTGCTCGAGCAGAAGGGCCTCGGCGCGACGAAGCTCCCGCGCGTGCTCTACGTAGAGGACTCCGCACAGAACCGCGACGTCGTGCGGCGTTATCTCGCGGGCACGTTCGACATCATCGAGGCCGAGGACGGCGAGCACGGTCTCGACCGCGCGAACCGCGATCATCCCGACCTGATCCTCATGGATCTCTCGCTCCCGCGGCTCGACGGATGGGAAGCGACGCGGCGCCTCAAGGCGAGCGCGCTCGCATCGATCCCGGTGATCGCGCTCACGGCCCACGCGAGCCGCGAGGACCAGGCGCGCGCCCGCGCCGCGGGCTGCGACGGCTACCTGACCAAGCCGGTCGATCGAGAGCTCCTGATCTCGACGATCCGCAAGCACCTCGCCGCGGTCGCGGCGACGCGCGCCTGA
- a CDS encoding FIST signal transduction protein gives MARIDLNSARTSERDPERAAEALLTSLGSATPKLVTVFASSDRDHRALNAALRARLPRGTRIIGASTAGEIDRDGIHDGTVVLSALTGDFDVALGLGTDLSADAIGAGARAMQRACDELGVRPQDVDPRRHVGLVMDDGFRFKKEELLLGVLDRNPALTLVGGGANCAEADPAKQTALLHVDGEVVTDAVVLALFRTSAPWAALRSHWYRPTGETLRVTKIDETCTRALEIDGKPAAKRYAELLGVSVDDLEFGKPDGFARRPTALKVGREHFIRAPWKPLDDGSILFANLIDEGVELELMQLDDLAASTQRFFEEELPRRVGGDPTAALLFHCTARDWYAKGKGEHAALSKAFTKAPPAAGLNVFFEIYSGFQINTTLTALAFGKNDD, from the coding sequence ATGGCACGCATCGATCTGAACAGCGCCCGCACGTCCGAGCGAGACCCCGAGCGCGCCGCGGAGGCGCTCCTCACCTCGCTCGGCTCGGCGACCCCGAAGCTCGTCACCGTCTTCGCGTCGAGCGATCGCGACCACCGCGCGCTCAACGCCGCGCTCCGCGCGCGCCTCCCTCGCGGCACGCGCATCATCGGCGCGAGCACCGCGGGCGAGATCGATCGCGACGGCATCCACGACGGCACCGTCGTCCTCTCCGCGCTCACCGGCGACTTCGACGTCGCGCTCGGCCTCGGCACCGATCTCTCCGCCGACGCGATCGGCGCCGGCGCCCGCGCCATGCAGCGCGCCTGCGACGAGCTCGGCGTCCGCCCTCAGGACGTCGACCCGCGCCGCCACGTCGGCCTCGTCATGGACGACGGCTTCCGCTTCAAGAAGGAAGAGCTCCTCCTCGGCGTGCTCGATCGCAACCCCGCGCTGACGCTCGTCGGCGGCGGCGCGAACTGCGCCGAGGCCGACCCCGCCAAGCAGACCGCGCTGCTCCACGTCGATGGCGAGGTCGTCACCGACGCCGTCGTCCTCGCGCTCTTCCGCACCAGCGCGCCCTGGGCCGCGCTGCGCTCGCACTGGTACCGCCCGACCGGCGAGACGCTGCGCGTCACCAAGATCGACGAGACCTGCACGCGCGCCCTCGAGATCGACGGCAAGCCCGCCGCCAAGCGCTACGCGGAGCTGCTCGGCGTGAGCGTCGACGACCTCGAGTTCGGCAAGCCCGACGGCTTCGCGCGCCGTCCCACCGCGCTCAAGGTCGGCCGCGAGCACTTCATCCGCGCGCCCTGGAAGCCCCTCGACGACGGCTCGATCCTCTTCGCGAACCTCATCGACGAAGGCGTCGAGCTCGAGCTCATGCAGCTCGACGATCTCGCCGCGTCCACCCAGCGCTTCTTCGAGGAAGAGCTCCCGCGCCGCGTCGGCGGCGATCCCACCGCCGCGCTGCTCTTCCACTGCACCGCGCGCGACTGGTACGCGAAGGGCAAGGGCGAGCACGCCGCGCTCTCGAAGGCGTTCACCAAGGCCCCGCCCGCCGCCGGCCTCAACGTCTTCTTCGAGATCTACTCGGGCTTCCAGATCAACACGACGCTCACCGCGCTCGCGTTCGGGAAGAACGATGACTGA
- a CDS encoding serine/threonine-protein kinase PknK: MRREEARPGTVLDDRFVLEQLAGAGGMGEVHRARDRRTGERVALKLLYWSGEEHERRFLREGHLLSRLEHPGIVRYVAHATAPTAYLAMEWLEGEDVGRRLARAPLTLRESLELGRRVAEALDAAHQRGVVHRDVKPSNVFLVGGEVARVKVLDFGIARQLHAATRAVTMTGQVVGTIGYMAPEQAGEGRDIDASADVFSLGCVLFECLTGRAPFAGDRLMEVLAKILLADPPRISDVREDVPIALDNLVHRMMQKEPSERPAMLEIAAALDSIASDPDLGDELRAKIVRAAEDEGPAVSDDEQRLMSVVLADEDLRARATRPTVLADPDQGGTRELAAAADTFGGRLDILANGCPIVVLAGSGVAIDLAARAARCALAMRRILPRARIAIAMGRGDASAAAKLGDVVTRAEALLELAPGEQRAIRIDQTTAGLLDTRFELGGDADGLELVSERTRAEPARNLLGKPAPFEGREREMAMLEAAIDECFGEPLASAILVTAPAGAGKSRLAHELLRAIEARGEPVSVWMARGEPIAAGSSFGMLGQIVRHVAGLVDGERPEVWRHKLVARVARHVPASESQRVAEFLGEMVGARFPDEGRPALRAARDDGALLGEQMLRAWETFVAAECAVQPVVVVLEDLHWGDLPTVRFVDATLRTLRDRPFLALALARPEVATIFPDLWSERRMQHVRLSDLTQRAARKLVREVLGDRADDATTAALIERAGGNAFYLEELIRAVAEGRGNELPDTVLAMAQARLERLGQGERRILRAASVFGGVFWVGGVAALLSEERREELEATLDDLAQRELVTRHPGSRFRDERELSFRHVLVRDAAYGMLTTRDAKLAHRLAGAWLEAAGERDAIVLAQHLERGGEPQGAVVWYLWAAEQALEGDDLASVIARAERGVECGASGAMLGELRLLQAEALGWGAKSEDHSRLAEEALSLSPPGSGPRARAAAELAVAGCRLGDHAKLELAAKSLLEELPRARGTTSATHALAVARTVIEMLVAGRADLAEPMLRAMDGADAAHEEDRALVIAVRSWLHAVRALFTGDPEPYVREGEAIVDALEECGQLRYAVIAGVHLAIALAAIGWSDRAVEQARRMNDRARAMGLVAYAERARAQLVLPLARRGEIAEAEAIARACLAEAMVSGDPVTEARARVSGATISLMRGDVEGATREAESVVAGERFPPGIRAEACVTLARARLARGDAEGALEICERGLALAGAGSVAGDVALRLVRADALIAAGRGEDAQRAIAEAAARVRSRAAAMRDERVREAYLGIAEHAEAVGRLSR, translated from the coding sequence TTGAGGCGCGAAGAAGCACGCCCGGGCACGGTGCTCGACGATCGTTTCGTGCTCGAGCAGCTCGCGGGCGCGGGCGGCATGGGCGAGGTGCATCGCGCGCGTGATCGGCGCACCGGCGAGCGCGTCGCGCTCAAGCTCCTCTACTGGAGCGGCGAAGAGCACGAGCGCCGCTTCCTCCGCGAGGGCCATCTCCTCTCGCGCCTCGAGCATCCCGGCATCGTCCGCTACGTCGCGCACGCCACCGCGCCGACCGCGTACCTCGCGATGGAGTGGCTCGAAGGCGAAGACGTCGGGCGTCGCCTCGCGCGCGCACCGCTCACGCTCCGCGAGTCGCTCGAGCTCGGTCGTCGCGTCGCCGAGGCGCTCGATGCCGCGCACCAGCGCGGGGTCGTCCATCGCGACGTGAAGCCGAGCAACGTGTTCCTCGTGGGCGGCGAGGTCGCGCGCGTGAAGGTGCTCGACTTCGGCATCGCGCGTCAGCTCCACGCGGCCACGCGCGCGGTCACGATGACGGGCCAGGTCGTCGGCACGATCGGCTACATGGCGCCCGAGCAAGCGGGCGAAGGACGCGACATCGACGCGAGCGCCGACGTGTTCTCGCTCGGTTGCGTGCTCTTCGAGTGCCTCACCGGTCGCGCGCCGTTCGCGGGCGATCGACTGATGGAGGTGCTCGCGAAGATCCTGCTCGCGGATCCGCCGCGCATCAGCGACGTGCGCGAGGACGTCCCGATCGCGCTCGACAACCTCGTGCATCGCATGATGCAGAAGGAGCCGAGCGAGCGACCCGCCATGCTCGAGATCGCGGCTGCGCTCGACTCGATCGCGTCGGATCCCGATCTCGGCGACGAGCTGCGCGCGAAGATCGTGCGTGCCGCGGAGGACGAAGGGCCCGCGGTGAGCGACGACGAGCAGAGGCTCATGTCGGTCGTGCTCGCGGACGAAGATCTGCGCGCGCGCGCGACGCGACCGACCGTGCTCGCCGATCCCGATCAGGGCGGCACGCGCGAGCTCGCGGCCGCGGCCGACACGTTCGGGGGGCGTCTCGACATCCTCGCGAACGGTTGTCCGATCGTCGTGCTCGCAGGCAGCGGGGTGGCGATCGATCTCGCGGCGCGCGCCGCGCGATGTGCGCTCGCGATGCGGCGCATCCTTCCCCGGGCACGCATCGCGATCGCGATGGGTCGCGGTGACGCGTCCGCCGCCGCGAAGCTCGGCGACGTGGTCACGCGCGCCGAGGCGCTGCTCGAGCTCGCGCCCGGAGAGCAGCGCGCGATCCGCATCGATCAGACCACCGCGGGCCTGCTCGACACGCGCTTCGAGCTCGGTGGCGACGCCGATGGGCTCGAGCTCGTCTCGGAGCGCACGCGCGCCGAGCCTGCGCGCAACCTCCTCGGCAAGCCGGCGCCGTTCGAGGGACGCGAGCGCGAGATGGCGATGCTCGAGGCGGCCATCGACGAGTGCTTCGGCGAGCCGCTCGCGAGCGCGATCCTCGTCACCGCGCCGGCGGGCGCGGGCAAGTCGCGGCTCGCGCACGAGCTGTTGCGGGCGATCGAGGCGCGCGGTGAGCCGGTCTCGGTGTGGATGGCGCGCGGCGAGCCGATCGCGGCGGGCTCGTCGTTCGGCATGCTCGGTCAGATCGTGCGCCACGTCGCGGGCCTTGTGGACGGCGAGCGGCCCGAGGTGTGGCGGCACAAGCTCGTCGCGCGCGTCGCGCGTCACGTGCCGGCGAGCGAGTCGCAGCGCGTCGCGGAGTTCCTCGGTGAGATGGTCGGCGCGCGCTTCCCCGACGAAGGAAGGCCGGCGCTGCGCGCGGCGCGCGACGACGGCGCGCTGCTCGGCGAGCAGATGCTCCGCGCGTGGGAGACGTTCGTCGCCGCCGAGTGCGCGGTGCAGCCGGTCGTCGTGGTGCTCGAGGATCTGCACTGGGGCGATCTGCCGACCGTGCGCTTCGTCGATGCGACGCTGCGCACGCTGCGCGATCGTCCGTTCCTCGCGCTCGCGCTGGCGCGCCCCGAGGTCGCGACGATCTTCCCCGACCTCTGGAGCGAGCGACGCATGCAGCACGTGCGTCTCTCCGATCTCACGCAGCGCGCGGCGCGCAAGCTGGTGCGCGAGGTGCTCGGTGATCGGGCCGACGACGCGACCACCGCCGCGCTGATCGAGCGCGCGGGCGGCAACGCGTTCTATCTCGAGGAGCTGATCCGCGCGGTCGCCGAGGGCCGCGGCAACGAGCTGCCCGACACCGTGCTCGCGATGGCGCAGGCGCGCCTCGAGCGGCTCGGTCAGGGCGAGCGACGCATCCTGCGCGCAGCGAGCGTGTTCGGTGGCGTCTTCTGGGTCGGCGGTGTCGCGGCGCTGCTCTCGGAGGAGCGACGCGAAGAGCTCGAGGCGACGCTCGACGATCTCGCGCAGCGCGAGCTCGTGACGCGCCATCCGGGATCGCGCTTCCGCGACGAGCGCGAGCTCTCGTTCCGACACGTGCTGGTGCGCGACGCGGCGTACGGGATGCTCACGACGCGCGACGCGAAGCTCGCGCATCGGCTCGCGGGCGCGTGGCTCGAGGCGGCAGGTGAGCGCGATGCGATCGTGCTCGCGCAGCACCTCGAGCGCGGAGGCGAGCCGCAGGGTGCGGTGGTCTGGTACCTGTGGGCCGCGGAGCAGGCGCTCGAGGGCGACGATCTCGCGTCGGTGATCGCGCGCGCCGAGCGTGGTGTGGAGTGCGGCGCGAGCGGCGCGATGCTCGGCGAGCTCCGGCTCCTGCAGGCGGAAGCGCTGGGATGGGGCGCCAAGAGCGAGGACCACTCGCGGCTCGCCGAGGAGGCGCTCTCGCTGTCGCCTCCGGGAAGTGGACCGCGCGCGCGTGCCGCGGCCGAGCTCGCGGTCGCGGGGTGTCGTCTCGGTGATCACGCGAAGCTCGAGCTCGCCGCGAAGAGCTTGCTCGAGGAGCTGCCGCGCGCGCGGGGGACGACCAGCGCGACGCATGCGCTGGCGGTGGCGCGCACGGTGATCGAGATGCTCGTCGCGGGGCGCGCGGATCTCGCGGAGCCGATGCTGCGCGCGATGGACGGTGCCGACGCGGCGCACGAGGAGGATCGTGCGCTGGTGATCGCGGTGCGCTCGTGGCTGCATGCGGTGCGCGCGCTCTTCACCGGGGATCCCGAGCCCTACGTGCGTGAGGGCGAGGCGATCGTGGATGCGCTCGAGGAGTGCGGGCAGCTGCGCTACGCGGTGATCGCGGGGGTGCACCTCGCGATCGCGCTGGCCGCGATCGGATGGAGCGATCGCGCGGTCGAGCAGGCGCGACGCATGAACGATCGGGCGCGGGCGATGGGGCTCGTGGCGTACGCGGAGCGAGCGCGCGCGCAGCTGGTGTTGCCGCTCGCGCGGCGTGGTGAGATCGCGGAGGCGGAGGCGATCGCGCGTGCGTGTCTCGCGGAGGCGATGGTCTCGGGAGATCCGGTGACCGAGGCGCGGGCGCGGGTGAGCGGTGCGACGATCTCGCTGATGCGCGGCGACGTCGAGGGCGCGACGCGCGAGGCGGAGAGCGTGGTCGCCGGGGAGCGGTTCCCGCCGGGGATTCGCGCCGAGGCGTGCGTGACGCTCGCGCGGGCGCGGCTGGCGCGAGGGGACGCCGAAGGCGCGCTGGAGATCTGCGAGCGAGGGCTCGCGCTCGCGGGCGCGGGATCGGTCGCGGGGGACGTCGCGCTGCGCTTGGTGCGCGCGGATGCGCTGATCGCGGCGGGGCGCGGGGAGGACGCGCAGCGCGCGATCGCGGAGGCGGCGGCGCGGGTGCGGTCGCGGGCGGCGGCGATGCGGGACGAGCGGGTGCGGGAGGCGTACCTCGGGATCGCGGAGCACGCGGAGGCAGTGGGGCGGCTGTCGCGGTGA